A genomic window from Vanessa atalanta chromosome 7, ilVanAtal1.2, whole genome shotgun sequence includes:
- the LOC125065409 gene encoding uncharacterized protein PF3D7_1120000-like, whose amino-acid sequence MTSVNLEWGCCSAGNDDVNYTQCSKCKKAYHHLCLFAGKNKPTSTKAPKDWLCPRCRESTPKVSKNDNTPIRTAQNVTLRPTKRPALSSPPNKQDYPVTREEIREIMEEILLKHMDDFKKQFCGELLSVKEEMRSINKAMDHMSDQVEDMVKKYKENHELIKTLQKHESEMQSNIINLTARINLLEQNARCKNIEIQCVPEKKSENLIGVVKKLSEVVGLDLKDDNIVHVTRTAKLNSEIKRPRSIIVELSNTRVRDSFLSAVTKFNRPKNLSDKLNSSHLGFMGPKSAIYVMEHLSPANKSLHAAARQTAKEKSYKYVWVRGGRIFMRKSDDTGYIFVRDNNVLNNLK is encoded by the coding sequence ATGACCTCGGTAAATTTGGAGTGGGGTTGCTGCAGTGCTGGCAACGATGATGTCAATTATACTCAATGCTCGAAATGCAAAAAAGCGTATCACCATCTGTGCCTTTTTGCGGGAAAGAACAAACCTACATCCACAAAAGCTCCAAAGGATTGGTTGTGCCCCCGTTGTCGAGAATCAACACCAAAAGTTTCCAAAAATGACAACACACCTATTCGTACAGCCCAAAATGTTACCCTGCGACCAACAAAAAGACCTGCGTTGTCATCCCCGCCAAATAAACAGGATTATCCTGTAACACGAGAGGAAATTCGAGAAATTATggaagaaattttattaaagcataTGGATGACTTTAAGAAGCAGTTTTGTGGCGAGTTACTATCGGTGAAGGAAGAAATGAGAAGCATTAATAAAGCTATGGATCACATGAGTGATCAAGTGGAGGATAtggtgaaaaaatataaagagaacCATGAGCTAATAAAAACACTGCAAAAACATGAGAGCGAAAtgcaatcaaatattataaacctaACCGCacgtataaatttattagaacaaAATGCTCGTTGTAAAAACATTGAGATTCAATGCGTACCCGAGAAAAAAAGTGAGAACTTGATTGGCGTTGTAAAAAAACTCAGCGAAGTAGTTGGACTTGATCTTAAAGATGATAACATTGTCCATGTGACAAGAACGGCCAAACTCAATTCCGAAATTAAGCGTCCACGCTCCATAATCGTGGAGCTTAGCAATACAAGAGTTCGGGACTCCTTCTTGTCGGCGGTCACAAAGTTCAACAGACCAAAGAACCTAAGTGACAAACTTAATAGTTCTCATCTAGGGTTTATGGGGCCCAAGTCAGCAATTTACGTCATGGAACACTTATCTCCTGCAAACAAATCATTACATGCGGCAGCCAGACAGACAGCGAAAGAAAAGAGTTATAAATACGTGTGGGTTCGAGGTGGACGTATATTTATGCGTAAAAGTGATGACACGGGCTACATATTTGTTAGGGACAATAATGttcttaataacttaaaataa